The proteins below come from a single Serratia fonticola genomic window:
- the arcB gene encoding aerobic respiration two-component sensor histidine kinase ArcB, whose protein sequence is MKQIRVLAQYYVDLMVKLGLVRFSLLLASALVILAMVVQMAVTMLLRGEVESIDVVRSIFFGLLITPWAVYFLSVVVEQLEESRQRLARLVDKLEEMRNRDLALNQQMQENISQLNQEIADRIKAEQDRQQVMDKLTEEMEQREQAQVELGQQSALLRSFLDASPDLVYYRNEEKEFSGCNRAMELLTGKSEKQLIGLTPFDVYSKEIAEKVIETDEKVFRHNVSLTYEQWLVYPDGRKACFELRKVPFYDRVGKRHGLMGFGRDITERKRYQDALENASREKTTFISTISHELRTPLNGIVGLSRILLDTELNDEQLKYLKTIHVSAITLGNIFNDIIEMDKLERRKVQLDNQPVDFTSFLADLENLSGLLVQPKGLQFVMEPELPLPEKIITDGTRLRQILWNLIGNAVKFTQQGQIVVRVRREEQEQIVFEVEDSGMGIPQDEQDKIFAMYYQVKDQNGGRPATGTGIGLAVSKRLAQSMGGDITVNSAQGHGSCFTLTIKAPAVEEVVNEVQAVEEMPLPALHILLVEDIELNVIVARSVLEKLGNSVAVAMNGRDALAMFDPDEFDLALLDIQLPDMSGLDIARELRERYAGRSLPPLIALTANVLKDKKEYLEAGMDDVLSKPLSVPALTKMIKHYWDHQPQHTTKKTEQKSMQINESLLDTAMLEQYMDLVGPQLIHQSLAMFEQVMPGYLAVLDSNMTAKDEKGITEEGHKIKGAAGSVGLKHLQQLAQQIQTPTLPAWQDNVQEWVDELKQEWRNDVAVLRAWVENAEKK, encoded by the coding sequence ATGAAGCAAATCCGGGTGTTAGCCCAGTACTACGTTGATTTGATGGTAAAACTGGGGCTGGTGCGCTTTTCACTGTTGCTGGCTTCAGCGCTGGTGATACTGGCGATGGTGGTGCAGATGGCGGTCACCATGCTGCTGCGTGGTGAAGTGGAAAGCATCGACGTGGTGCGCTCCATCTTCTTCGGTCTGCTGATCACGCCGTGGGCGGTTTATTTCCTTTCGGTGGTGGTGGAGCAACTGGAAGAGTCGCGCCAGCGCCTGGCTCGGCTGGTGGATAAGCTTGAGGAGATGCGCAATCGCGATCTCGCGCTGAACCAACAGATGCAAGAGAACATCAGCCAGCTCAATCAGGAAATTGCCGACCGTATCAAGGCGGAGCAAGATCGCCAACAGGTGATGGATAAGCTGACCGAAGAGATGGAGCAGCGCGAACAGGCACAGGTGGAGTTGGGCCAACAATCGGCATTGCTACGCTCTTTCCTCGATGCCTCCCCCGATCTGGTTTACTACCGCAACGAAGAAAAAGAGTTTTCCGGCTGCAACCGGGCGATGGAGCTGCTGACCGGCAAGAGTGAAAAACAGCTGATCGGCCTGACCCCCTTTGATGTCTACAGCAAAGAGATCGCCGAAAAAGTCATCGAAACCGATGAGAAAGTATTCCGCCACAACGTCTCCCTGACCTATGAACAATGGCTGGTGTACCCAGACGGTCGCAAAGCCTGTTTTGAACTGCGCAAGGTGCCGTTTTACGACCGCGTGGGCAAACGTCACGGGCTGATGGGCTTTGGCCGCGATATAACCGAGCGTAAGCGCTACCAGGACGCGCTGGAGAATGCCAGCAGGGAGAAGACCACCTTTATTTCAACGATCAGCCACGAGCTTCGTACGCCGCTTAATGGCATCGTCGGCCTGAGCCGTATTCTGCTCGATACCGAACTGAACGATGAGCAACTGAAGTATTTGAAAACCATCCACGTCAGCGCCATCACTCTGGGCAATATTTTCAACGACATCATCGAGATGGATAAACTCGAGCGGCGTAAGGTCCAGTTGGACAATCAGCCGGTCGACTTTACCAGCTTCCTGGCGGATCTGGAGAACCTCTCTGGCCTGCTGGTGCAGCCGAAAGGGCTACAGTTCGTGATGGAACCCGAGCTGCCGCTACCGGAGAAAATCATTACGGACGGCACACGCCTGCGGCAGATCCTGTGGAACCTGATCGGCAATGCGGTGAAGTTCACCCAGCAAGGCCAGATCGTGGTGCGTGTCAGGCGTGAAGAGCAGGAACAGATCGTGTTTGAGGTTGAAGACTCAGGCATGGGGATCCCTCAGGATGAGCAAGACAAGATTTTCGCCATGTATTATCAGGTCAAAGACCAGAACGGCGGGCGTCCGGCGACCGGTACCGGGATCGGCCTGGCGGTCTCCAAACGGCTGGCGCAGAGTATGGGCGGGGATATCACGGTTAACAGCGCGCAAGGGCACGGTTCTTGCTTCACCTTGACCATCAAGGCGCCAGCGGTGGAGGAAGTGGTCAATGAGGTCCAGGCGGTGGAAGAAATGCCGCTACCGGCGTTGCATATCCTGCTGGTGGAAGATATTGAACTGAACGTGATCGTGGCCCGTTCGGTATTGGAGAAGCTGGGCAACAGCGTTGCGGTGGCCATGAACGGCCGTGATGCGTTAGCGATGTTCGACCCGGACGAGTTCGATCTGGCCCTGTTGGATATTCAACTGCCGGACATGAGCGGGCTGGATATCGCCCGTGAGCTGCGCGAGCGTTATGCGGGCCGCTCCTTGCCGCCGTTGATTGCGTTGACAGCTAATGTCCTGAAAGACAAGAAAGAGTATCTTGAAGCGGGTATGGACGATGTGCTGAGCAAGCCGTTGTCGGTACCGGCCTTGACCAAGATGATCAAACATTACTGGGATCATCAACCCCAACATACCACAAAGAAAACGGAGCAAAAGTCGATGCAGATTAATGAATCGTTATTGGATACCGCAATGCTGGAGCAGTACATGGATCTGGTGGGGCCGCAGTTGATCCATCAGAGCCTGGCGATGTTTGAACAGGTGATGCCGGGGTATCTGGCGGTGCTGGATTCCAACATGACCGCGAAGGATGAGAAAGGGATCACCGAAGAAGGGCACAAAATCAAGGGTGCCGCTGGCTCCGTCGGGCTAAAACATCTGCAACAGCTGGCCCAGCAGATCCAGACGCCAACGTTACCAGCCTGGCAAGACAACGTGCAAGAGTGGGTCGATGAGCTGAAGCAGGAATGGCGCAATGACGTGGCGGTGCTGCGAGCTTGGGTAGAGAACGCTGAAAAAAAATGA